A stretch of the Sphingomonas sp. CL5.1 genome encodes the following:
- a CDS encoding acetyl-CoA C-acyltransferase has protein sequence MATDPVVILSYARTPMGSFQGSLSGASATELGATAVKAAVERAGVDGADVERIYMGCVLPAGLGQAPARQAALKAGLPQSVEATTVNKMCGSGMQAAIMGAEALTAGTVDLIVTGGMESMTNAPYLLQKHRSGARLGHDRVMDHMFLDGLEDAYEPGKAMGVFAEETAGEYQFTRTAQDDYAIASLTRAQEAQKSGAFDREIVAVEVKGRKGVETVDKDEQPLKGDPSKIPGLKPAFAKDGTITAANASSISDGAAALVLTRESVAAEKGLKPVARIVATAAHAHQPAKFTTAPVDAIRKVLDRAGWKAADVDLFEVNEAFACVSMIAMHDLGLDHARVNVNGGATALGHPIGASGARIIATLIAALQNRGGRKGVASLCIGGGEATAVALELVD, from the coding sequence ATGGCCACCGATCCCGTCGTGATTCTTTCCTATGCCCGCACCCCGATGGGGTCGTTCCAGGGCAGCCTTTCGGGTGCGTCCGCGACCGAGCTGGGCGCCACCGCCGTGAAGGCCGCCGTCGAGCGCGCGGGCGTGGACGGCGCGGATGTCGAGCGCATCTACATGGGCTGCGTGCTTCCGGCCGGTCTGGGCCAGGCCCCGGCGCGTCAGGCGGCGCTCAAGGCCGGCCTGCCGCAATCGGTCGAGGCGACCACCGTCAACAAGATGTGCGGATCGGGCATGCAGGCGGCGATCATGGGCGCGGAGGCGCTTACCGCCGGCACGGTCGACCTCATCGTCACCGGCGGCATGGAGAGCATGACCAACGCCCCCTATCTGCTCCAGAAGCACCGCTCCGGCGCGCGGCTCGGGCATGACCGGGTGATGGATCACATGTTCCTCGACGGGCTGGAGGACGCTTATGAGCCGGGCAAGGCGATGGGCGTGTTCGCGGAGGAGACCGCCGGCGAATATCAGTTCACCCGCACCGCGCAGGACGATTACGCCATCGCCTCGCTCACCCGCGCGCAGGAGGCGCAGAAGTCCGGCGCGTTCGATCGCGAGATCGTCGCCGTCGAGGTGAAGGGCCGCAAGGGCGTCGAGACGGTCGACAAGGACGAACAGCCGCTGAAGGGCGACCCCTCCAAGATCCCCGGCCTCAAGCCGGCTTTCGCCAAGGACGGCACGATCACCGCCGCCAACGCTTCCTCGATCTCGGACGGCGCGGCCGCGCTGGTGCTGACGCGCGAGAGCGTCGCCGCTGAAAAGGGGCTGAAGCCGGTCGCGCGCATCGTCGCCACCGCCGCCCATGCGCATCAGCCGGCGAAGTTCACCACCGCGCCGGTCGACGCGATCCGCAAGGTGCTGGACCGAGCCGGCTGGAAGGCCGCCGACGTCGATCTGTTCGAGGTGAACGAGGCATTCGCTTGCGTCTCGATGATCGCGATGCACGATCTCGGGCTGGATCACGCCAGGGTCAACGTCAACGGCGGCGCGACCGCGCTGGGCCATCCGATCGGCGCGTCCGGCGCGCGGATCATCGCAACGCTGATCGCCGCGCTCCAGAATCGCGGCGGCCGGAAGGGCGTCGCGTCGCTGTGCATCGGCGGCGGCGAGGCGACGGCGGTCGCGCTGGAACTGGTGGACTGA
- a CDS encoding queuosine precursor transporter has product MDGDEDQPLRAVDARAVAGGHFRYFDFVMAAFVTILLLSNVIGAGKRAVIDLPGIGPWPFGAGILFFPVSYVLGDVLTEVYGYARARRCIWAGFGAMIFMVFMSWVVVALPPDVGWTGQAAYESVFGQVPRIVAASICAFWAGEFANSFVLAKMKIWTEGKYLWTRTIGSTVVGQGVDSLIFYPLAFLGAPDWPVHAMLLVMLSQFVLKVSWEVLLTPFTYAVVGFLKRREGVDVYDRHTDFTPFRAKV; this is encoded by the coding sequence ATGGACGGGGACGAGGACCAGCCGCTGCGGGCGGTGGATGCGCGGGCGGTGGCCGGGGGCCATTTCCGCTATTTCGATTTCGTGATGGCGGCGTTCGTCACCATCCTGCTGCTCTCGAACGTGATCGGCGCGGGCAAGCGGGCGGTGATCGACCTGCCCGGAATCGGCCCGTGGCCGTTCGGCGCGGGCATATTGTTCTTCCCGGTGAGCTACGTCCTCGGCGACGTGCTGACCGAGGTGTACGGCTATGCCCGCGCGCGGCGCTGCATCTGGGCGGGCTTCGGCGCGATGATCTTCATGGTGTTCATGTCGTGGGTGGTCGTCGCGCTGCCGCCGGACGTCGGCTGGACCGGGCAGGCCGCCTATGAAAGCGTGTTCGGGCAGGTGCCGCGCATCGTCGCCGCATCGATCTGCGCCTTCTGGGCCGGCGAGTTCGCCAACAGCTTCGTCCTCGCCAAGATGAAGATCTGGACCGAGGGCAAATACCTCTGGACGCGCACGATCGGCAGCACCGTGGTGGGGCAGGGGGTGGACAGCCTGATCTTCTACCCGCTCGCCTTCCTCGGCGCGCCGGACTGGCCGGTCCATGCGATGCTGCTGGTGATGCTGAGCCAGTTCGTGCTCAAGGTGTCGTGGGAGGTGCTGCTGACGCCGTTCACCTATGCGGTGGTCGGCTTCCTGAAACGGCGCGAGGGCGTGGACGTGTATGATCGCCACACCGATTTCACGCCGTTCCGGGCGAAGGTTTGA